The region aggacaggctccaaggcgtgtatcaagccactatctttaaggttatattcgcccacACCTAccttcggtgtgcaaatgagttccaagcaaattaacctcgaggatacaatgaagccaatgactatttgcggtttgcactgacgagaatagtccactatgcactaagcaatgtataacaaaaaactcaatttctacaaaggatttttgcagtaatactttatagaataatctaataatattagaaaatgaaggaaggaaagaaagagtattagaatttgttgatatatttccaaatgaaatctcattcctatttatagaaattttcatctcttcatagagacatctttcaataggtgtctttatgaataaataaataataataattattcatttaattttgtaactattcaaataatattttttgaatagttataattcttttttaaaaatcaaatgatataacttttgaccaataaccaaaagttttatcttttgattaattacagccattcatttataattattgggatactataaatatttgaaaatattccaacaaacACAATCTTTTTTAACACATCAAAGTCAAATTATCTATGTAAACATGCatgttatttttttacaatttgatctacGTGTTTTAAGAATTATCTACATaagatctaaattaatatttagcGTCTAAATTGATGATTAGATTGACAAATCTAATTGATAGAAcgacttttaaaatttaactaacaAATTTAGAGTCTTAGCTTTGATAAAGCTATGGCACTTTTTTGGACAGAAAATAAACACTACAAAATGCTTTTCAATCtttctaaaagaaaataaataaataaatatacaaataaagtGAGGAAGATTAGATGAGGATGAAAAATAGTTAGGGGTTATAAATTGaagattgaattaaaatgttgggtaaattacaccaacagtcactcaactttggggtagctgATAAAACAGTCACTTAgatttcatttcagtcactcaacttttgaaaaataacaaaaaaatcctGTGTCGTTTTCTGTTACAAAAGTAACGACAGTGACATGGCAGATGACGGCTTGCTTGGTGTCATTAACCGTCCATCTGGCTGGTTAGCACCAATTTAAACACCATATCAGCAACCATTTAAGGTTTGAGCAGTAGATtcagaagagaaaaaaagaagaagaagaagaaaaaaaggaggAAGAGGAGGAGAATAAGAAGAAGtaggaggagaaaagaaaaaaatggagatGCCTAGAGTAATTCCGGTGTGCTATTATGGAAACCCAGCTAAATTAAACACGTCTTGGTCCAATGACAACCCAGGTAGGAGGTTTTTTAGGTGTAAGAAATTTGGGAGTGGGTTTGGAAAACCATGTCGTTTTTTCATCTGGTTTGATCCACCATTGACGCCTCATTCACAAATTGTGTTGTTGGGTCTTCTGAAAAAAGTGAGGACATTGGAGGATGCAAGGAGGACGGAGAGAAAAACATGGTTTTTGGTGCTTGTATTTGTAACTGTGTTGCTATTTTAAACCTTAAATCAACTTATGTTGTTGTTAGCACTGAAAACCAACTTATGTTTTGTAATATTGTTGTTGGTATATTGTTGCTTATGTTGTTATACATGGCTGCTTGTATACATGGCTAACCAACTTATGTTTTGTAATATTGTTGTTTATGTTGTTATACATGCCTGTCGGTATACATGGCTAACCAGCTTATGTTGTTACTTACAAACTTCAAAGTTGAAAGCCTTTAAGTGGGAGAATATGTGGTTGTTGCTTACAAATTGATTTGTAATATTGTTGTTGCTTACAAATTGTAATGGGAGAATATGTGGTTAGAAAGTTGTTTTgtaatatttgatttcatttcaaAGTTGAAAGACTTGAAAGAATGTTTAATCTTCATTTCATTTGTATTTCTCAATGCTCATATGTTAGAAGAGATAACACAgatgaaaaaaagagagagaaacatTTGTATTTCTCAAATCTCACAAATTTGATTTCATTGCCAAATTGCATGGATCAATGCTCATATATTAAGGCCAAACGTCAAACTATTTACAAAAGGAAGGAATGGCAAATTATTGCCAAATTTTCCTACAATTCAACACAATTGAACAGATGTGAATTGTaggcaaatttacaaaaaatttcaGTGGCTATATGCTTAAGTTTAGATAACAGTAGCAATCATAggcaaatttacaaaaattaatcTGCCTAAGTAGGTATACGCAATTTTacacaatttcaaaaagttaacaAAATAAGGTCTATTCATAATGTCATCATTGGTTTGTCATAGATGACTCTTGAGTAGGAGGCATCCATCAAACAGTGGTTGGTTTCCTCTTGAATAGGACCTTTTCTCTTGGGGCAACATCTTTTTGGTGAGTTGGGGCAAATTGTTGATGAGTTCGGGTAGTTTGTAACTGAGTTAAGGCAACCTCCTGCTAAGTTGGGGTATACTCTTGCTGATTTGGGGTAACCTGTTGCTGAGTTGGGGCAACCACTTGGTTGTGAACACCAACTTTGTGTCTTTTGACCTACAGGAACAAGTGAAATCCATCAAGCAAACTCGTAACTTAAGTAATATAATAAGCAAAGGTAGATGAGTTACTAGAATGTTTTGGCCAACTTCCCTTTTACAACTCCTTTTATTGTgcctttttttttgcatttactGCACCTCATGTCCACCCCTCTCTTTCTCAACCTTTCTGTTGTTTATGGTTCATTATGTTCTTTCCTTCTCACCTTAGTAGGTCTGCCAGGTGGCCTTCTTAGTGTAGGAGGCAGTATTGGCAGCATGTTTGACAAAGACACCCATTGTTTAGGACCCCTTACTGGCCTTATGAAATTAGAGTAAATGTCAAGTTGGGTTTGCTTGGTGTACCATGTTTGTACATAAGTCTCTGGGAACTCATTTTTTAGATGAATGACAGCCAGCACATGTATGCAAGGGATGCTAGTGAGATCCCAATTCCTGGAGGAGCAAGAATTCTCAACTAGGTTCACCACATACTGACTGTTTGGACCACATTCAACCTGATACTTATTCCCACTAGCATGTGATGAAACACACCTAAAAAATAGTCAccaaaacaatattaaaaaaagtcaCTAAAACAACATTGTGACCAACCCCACCAACAATCATACATACACACCTAAAAAATAGTTATTGCATGtatattaaaaaatagtcaaCAGCATGTAACTATCCCCACCAACAATCATATGCGCGCGCACACACACACACGCACACACACCTAAAAAATAGTCAttgcatgcatattaaaaaatagtcaaCAACATATGACCATCCCCACCAAAAATCATATACACACATACCTAAAAAATAATCActgcatgcatattaaaaaatagtcaaCAACATATGACCATCCCCACCAACAATCATATACACACATACCTAAAAAATAATCActgcatgcatattaaaaaatagtcaaCAACATATGACCATCCCCACCAACAATCATACACAgacaaattaaaaaacactacatGCATATTAAAAAACAATCAACAGCATGTGACTAGCCTCACCAACAATTAgacatagaaaaattaaaaaacactacatGCATATTAAAAAAACTCACTAAAACAACATCTAACCAGCAACATAAAGGTAGAATAAAGGCACTAGAAATATTAAAAAGGGTAACTTTACCTCAATGAGTCTTTGATATTGACATCTAGCTTTTTCCTGATCTTTGGACACAACATTCCTTTCCATTTTTtagcttcttctttcttcttgacaATCAACAACATAATCTTAGTCCTTACTGTTTCCATCATGGTCAAAATAGGTTTCTCTTTTGCTTCTAATATCATCTACCAATAAACAACATAAAGGATTAGTGAACTGCTAATGATTAGTAAGAAACATAAAAAATAGGGGTTTACCTTGTTAAATGATTCAGAAAGATTATTCACCAACATGTCAGAATGGCTCCTAATTGAGAAATGAGATCTTGACCAGTGAGTAGGGTTCTTTTCCTTCAACCAATCATAAGCATACTTATTGGTTTTCTTCAATTCATCTATAACATCCTCAAAATCTCTTGGAGTGCTTGCTCTAGAAGCTTTCCAAAGCGAATCTTTCAATTCCTTTGTTCGGAAACCAGCTTTATTGAAATTGGCATGTAGGTGTCTAACATAGCGTCTTGTTCTGCATTAAGAAACAACATATATATTGCTTCTAAAAGTCCTAGCAAATAGaacaaatacaatttaattttttgacaaaccttaaaccctaaataaagacaacataaaatataaacaaatggagTTTTACCTTTTGTTTGTCATACATGAAAGATATTTCGTATGAGCTCAGAATTTCTAAGTCTATTGTGAGCAACTCCAAGAACCAAAGCCATGATGCTTGGTTTTCACTTTCAACAGCAGTATATGCAATAGGATAGATGTCATTAGTTGCATCTATCCCAACAGTTGCAAGTAAGTAGCCACTATAGTAGCCCTTCAAGAAACATCCATCTAAACCTACTATCCTCCTACAACCATCCCTATAGCCATCTTTGCATACCTGCAGACAGACATACATCCTTTGAAACAACCTGTTATCCAGATAATAGATTGTTGTTGTTCCCTCATTTTGGGTCCTAACCTCCAACAAATACTCATAAATATTCTCATATTAAGCCTTATGAGCTCCTTCAATTAATTCCAATGCCCTAGGTTTAGCCCTCCTACATTTGGTTAGTGAGGCTATGCAACATAAATCTCTTTTGACATCTTATTGGAATGATTTCAGAGAATAATCAAGATCAataataaatttttctttataaTGTTGACCTATCCAAGCTGAGGTTACATTCTtatttttatagactttagaacaAGTATGGTTAGGGTTTAAACTCCTAATTAACCAAGTTTGGTCAGTAAGGTCATTGGGTTTAATCTAGAGGCCTATATGAACCAAGAACATTTTTCACTGCAGACTACCTTTAACCTTTTTAGATCATTTTTgggaaacttaataaaataactattcaaCCTAACATACTGCTTGGAAGCTTCTTTTAGACTGTCTTTGGACTTAAATAACATTCCAACCTTAAGTCTAGGATTACTCATGTCATTCTCTGGGTTGAACTCAGGCcaattttggccatttgagtcAGATTTATGTGCACTATCTAATCTTCTAGAATCATCACTATCACACAGTTCACCTACTTCTATATCATCAATGTTTAAATCATCTAAATAAACTCTTATCCTATTAGACACATCGCTTTCAAATACATCACTACTAGACACATCAGTTTCAGACATTTCTTCTTCAGTCTCATTAAAATTGTCATCAATTAAACCTGCCAAACAAATTACTCATCAATAAAGGTAGACAACAACCAAACCATTTAATACAACATAGGCAAACATTTAATCATTTCTGTCAGACAATAaccaatacaaaaataatataatacaaacacaaccatttctgTCATGCATATGGTAGACAATAACCAAACACTTTAAGCCTACACCTAGGCAATGACAAACAATAACCAATACAACATAGAAGGTAAATAACAAATTTGATATTGTCATTCATACAATATAGCAACTAGGATACAAACAATGGCAGATACAAACAATAAACATTAGTTTGATACAAACAATAAACATCATGCACATGGCATACCATACACATTATCTACCATTCACTTTAATAACCAAACCCTAATTTGTCATGCACATTAATAACAAatgaaaccaaaattaaaataaccctaaatctaaaatcaaaattgaaatcaaaataacCCTAAGTAACcctaaatccaaaaaaaaaactaaatgcaAAAACTTACTCGTTATAGTGGATGTAACAACATTGACAGCTTCTCTTCTATTGACCATTGTCGCTGAGAACCAAAAACACTGATAGGCTTCTGGTTTTGTCTTCTTTTCTCCCCAAACAGAAAAGATCAATTGATTTCTAACCCTATACCATATTAATCGATTATCAAATCAATATTCTAAGCCTAAACCAACGATTCCCGAATCAGTTTCCAACCCAAACTAACCCAAATCGCAATCAATTTTTTCCCAAATTGATTTTCTTTTCCTCCTCCCCTTAATCAcaatcaatttctaattttttgcCCTAAACCAACATAACCCTTCAATTTTTTCCCTAAACCCACCCAAACCAAGACCCATTCAACTGCTTcaccaacgtggcaagttaactggccaTATCAGGTAGTCAACTTGCCACATCAACAGTCTTGTTAAGACACTAACGAAAATTGTTAATCAatgactattttgtcacttttttataacgttagtgattgttttgtcatttttcaaaagttgagtgattaaaattaaacctaagtgaattgagtgactgttggtgtaatttactttaaaatattttgaaagttgGATTAAAATATGTTGAAGTTGAAGGCATGCTTTTTCCACGGAGTTGCCGAGTTCCCAGGGTTGAATGAGCCCCCTGAATATGGAATGCCCAGTTCCCCTGGTTAAATCAGATTCATGCCATCATTAATGTCAGATTTACCTTCGACTTCTTTTGAAGTCTGTATCTCATTACTACATGTATAGGAGTATGAGTTGAATTTAGGGGGAGCTGAGCTTGTAATTTTGAAGTGCTTACAAGCAAGGAGGAATGCAGCTTTCAGGAAACAACCAAAATCTCATCCTCCTACCAAGTACCAACCATGATAAATGACATAAAAAAAGCAGACCAACATGAGTTtaatatccaaaaaaaaataaaaataaaaatcagatCAAACAACTGTGCCTAAATGAAAATTTGTTGTATACAAGATTTTATTGCCTTTTGTGAGACATACAAATGGCTATTTTCAGTTCTTTTCTCATGTaaacaaaaaatattcaaaagcATCAAAGAATCTTAGCCACAGATACAATGCGTCTCTTAAAATCAGTAGCTAATCTGTTTAATGAAGTAGTTAAATTGGTGTTTTGTAAGAAGATAGGTAACCAAATTTGCTGCACAATCGCAGGCTACTTGGGAGAATGCAAGAAAATAATAATCTGACAACAGCTGCCTTCTGAAATATAATGACTCTCAGTCAGCTCAAGGTCCTATATCCTCTGCTCTTCATGTGACAAGAACCAAAATTGTTTGACTTTATCGGTCACATTTAGTCATCTTTCACGCATAACCGCTCTGAAATAAAAATGGAAACCATTTTTAGACTGAGTTCAGCTTATAACTAAAGATGAAGGAAAAAAGAAGACACAAATCGAAAGTGCAAACTGAAGCAGACACCCAGTAAAGAGCAAGCTTGGCAGGAGTTATAAGCATGACTAAATGCAGAGAAACAATCAATCCATGAAAGCAATTAAATGCATTGAGTTATCTATTCTAGCAGGCAggaaatgattattttaaatatagtaaTACCAGCAATCTCTTCAATTCTAAAAAACGCAGATGGTAATGTGCATCTGTAATCCAATCAATGGTCTTTGTATTTTACATATCATATCATTCCTTTAACATTAAAAGATATTACAAAAAGTAAAAAGAGAGGAAAGGGTCCATACTCAAGTATTCATAAGCTAATATCATTGAGGTTCCCCACGCTGACATACTGAAGAATCTTGGACCCAACCCTCTGTAGAAACCTTTCCAACCATCATCtgcaattaagttttttatgACTTGCCTTGTAGAAGGTCGCTTCTCATGCCCCATCACCTGGAAAACAGAAACAActaattaaaatgaagaaaaaaaaaacactgtgAAATATGTGGTATATTGAGAAAACCACTATACAGATCttgaaagggaaaaagaaaatacaGTA is a window of Gossypium hirsutum isolate 1008001.06 chromosome D08, Gossypium_hirsutum_v2.1, whole genome shotgun sequence DNA encoding:
- the LOC107908342 gene encoding uncharacterized protein gives rise to the protein MVNRREAVNVVTSTITSLIDDNFNETEEEMSETDVSSSDVFESDVSNRIRVYLDDLNIDDIEVGELCDSDDSRRLDSAHKSDSNGQNWPEFNPENDMSNPRLKVCKDGYRDGCRRIVGLDGCFLKGYYSGYLLATVGIDATNDIYPIAYTAVESENQASWLWFLELLTIDLEILSSYEISFITRRYVRHLHANFNKAGFRTKELKDSLWKASRASTPRDFEDVIDELKKTNKYAYDWLKEKNPTHWSRSHFSIRSHSDMLVNNLSESFNKMILEAKEKPILTMMETVRTKIMLLIVKKKEEAKKWKGMLCPKIRKKLDVNIKDSLRCVSSHASGNKYQVECGPNSQYVVNLVENSCSSRNWDLTSIPCIHVLAVIHLKNEFPETYVQTWYTKQTQLDIYSNFIRPVRGPKQWVSLSNMLPILPPTLRRPPGRPTKVKRHKVGVHNQVVAPTQQQVTPNQQEYTPT